tgaacAAACTGCCatccaattttttagttagggacaggggcaaaatcgtcacttactatttaaaaccttaaaactttaaaattttactgtttctccctctaggttttaaaaactaataactaacccatcctcaaagtttgaaaagtttaatttcacccctagggtttgcttcatTCTCCGGCAACCACCGACGCATTTGACCGATCTCCTATCTTGGACTGCAAAGGATGATGAAAgatgacccttcgtcgcccagatatGGACGATAAAGCGttgtctgggtggagcgacgaagagagacctcttcgtcgcatggtggtgcaacaaagagatctctatctcttcgtcgcatcatGCAACGAaaagatcttcgtctcttcgttgcaccgtgcgatgaggagatgaagatctcttcgtcgcactaggagaaggaggaggccgatGAAGGCATCAGAGACGATGTCGACagctgaagttgaagaatgggggtgaaattgctagttttgaaagttatgggggcggctattttttgaaaaatatggaaaccctaggtttgggggtgaaaatgttagttttcaaagttttaaaactttaggtaaagtgaaatgttagtttctaaaacctaaggggggtgaaggtaaaaccctcacatcaattttgggatgaattttgcaaattaaattgatgggtatttttgttatttcatctaacaagggtaaaacagacattttacccttatgcaaatagatatcattcatattaatggctcatgggtgggaaaagtggattttcatctgttgTGGGTGGCAGttaagaacgcatcaaaagttgggtgggaaatagtcctccCTAAGattaaatgacaaaacaatgttAGGTTGAAAAGGGTTGGATTGGATCTCACAAATGTAATAAATGTTGGATATTGGTCAAACAAAACAAGAACCcctaataattcaaaaaatcttAGTAcgtattactaataaattataattagtagcattattaaatatctaattatctgccgagagaaaagagaaagagataattaattaatatcaataaatgatGGTCGATTCATCCCATAAATATCAGAATAGATACTTCAAACAACTCACGACAAGCTCACTTTGCGCCAAAGTCACTTTACACTCCATGtgatttatgaaaaaagttAAGCTAGCAACAAAAATTTGTACCaggaaattaaagaaaacaccAACCGCCAAAGCATGAATTTgtaaccgaaaaaaaaaaaaccaatttggcttttaatataataattagttcatgggtgggtgtttgggttttctaTGTGTCAtaggtatgattttgagattagactaaaagttggttcttctatttttaaatatggaTCGTCTCTTCTTACAGATGTAAATGACGCTTTGTCATTCAGATTTGGACAACAAAGGGtcgtttttcattatccttTGTAGCCAGAGAAGACTTACACTTCTTCTTGATCTCCAGTCAGTTTCCTGAGCCATTAGAAATTAAACATCAaaagggggaaaagtgaattttctaaagtttaatcatgggggtaaatgtgagttttttaaactgagggtggaatgatataaagtttttaggttttaggatttatggataaaataatgattttacccctgtctgTAACTAAAAATTTACATTACAGTTAGCCTATGAATAGCTATTTGGATTTTATATCTGCcatgaatatgattttgaatttcgaCTAAAACTTTGGTAGAAAATTGTCTTTTTCCTGATTGAATaatgttgaaataaaataaaaaataaacaatttaatcacataacatcacatcattatatataaataaattaataaaattatttgtacatatagttttatttattaaatatagggaaaaggacaattttccacccaagtttcagtctaaattcaaaattatatccacgatagatgaaaaactcaaatatccactcatGGGCTAActatcatccaaatttttacttagaagtaatggtaaaatcattattttacccataaaccctaaaacctaaaaaatatatcattttcaccccttagtttagaaaactcacattcacccattatgattaaactttgaaaaattcacttttttccccCTTTCCAAGTTTCATTTTCGGTGGCTTAGGGAATTGTTAGATGATGGGAAGAAACGAAAGTCTTCTTTGACAAAGGATGACTCTTGTCATCCAGAATGGGAAGACTCAAAAAGAAGGATGATGTTTTATCATCGAGTCTAGATGACTGTACTTCATCGTCCTTCATAGTCAGATCTGGAAGAAAGATGAAAAGCATCGGTCGTTAGTCAGAATgatggtggctggagaaggaaacaaaccttagaggtgaaatttaaacttttcaaactttgaggatggattgaaatgttagtttttaaaacctgggggaaaaataatatcaatttcaaagttttaatattgataggtaaaataacgattttacccctgtctttaactgaaaatttggatggtaGTTagttcatgggtgggtgtttgggttttctaTGTGTCATAgttatgattttgagattagactaaaagttgggtgggaaatagtcctttttcccttaaatatattactaattgtgAATATGCAAAATGAAGTGCCTTATTAATGtatgtaatagaaaaatttgaagggaaactatatattgaaaaagaaatgtttgacAGTAAAATGTCTTATAAATGTAGTTTCAAAAAAGAAATGtcttatatacaaaaaaatgtatacatatagtattattattttagataatcaCAAAATTATCTTTGTGAAAACAGTTACACAACAATAACATctacatttaaaaattagtacAAAGAAGGATCAATTCTACGCAAGATATGCATCAGTCATATTTTTCTGATATGGTGTGGTTACACAGTAATAACATCCATAGTCATATTTTTTCTGATGTCTACTTCTAATTTTTGTCCCTATAATTCCAACACTTTTaaactacttctaatttattcTGGCCTTGTGTGGGAATAAactttttggccttttaattaatatgcccTTGAAAATTGTAGGTGttctttataatgaataaaaaccaaaactataTTTACTCTAAGTTGAAATTTAGgcaatgctttaatttttttgtctatgtGGCTGAAATTTTGAGCGAAGCATGATTCTTTGTTAACAAGTTTGCTTACCAATTAGCGTTAAATATTTCGGAatcaatataacttttttttaattttcttactctcaattcctttttaattttatacattgaaaacTTACTACAAATTTGTGTgattacaataaattaaattaaattagatgattgtttgttttatttcccttaaaaaactaagaaaagaaaatattatttattgttaaaaaatattattttatatattagaatatattctaaatatattatttcctaAGTTAAcagatattctaaatatatgttttccatttttatattattgtataataattatcttgatttgtattttcttatataaaatttatgatagatagtttaatatacaaaaaaatacaatttattcatatttttagatgGTATCAAAGACAAGCATCCATATGGCATTTTAGTTCAGCTCACTTACGTCTTCATCTCCACATAtatggaaagtgaaaaaataaatgggGAAGAAGAATGAAGCAAAATGGGCATGCATATTCATAAaagcaagaatcaaagcatgaaaGGAAACATACATGAGAAGGTTAGAAGATTACCTACTCCTTTGCTTTAGATGTAGGATGATGGAAGGAGTCTCtcactttaaaaaatctcaaaaaagtTGCACCTCCAAGCCAAAAACACCCAAACCCGAGGGGTAGAGAGGAGGGAAAGGAATGTTGATTTTGCCATAGAAAGTTTGTTTCAAACGAGCTTAGTTCATCTAAGATAAACTAATGAGCCATTTTTATGTTGGTGGCTAATtaacaataatgaaattattaatcggtcctttaaatttttaatttaaactacaatcatgcatgcatatcaattatatatcttaCCTACTCTAATTCCGCTTcacaaacattttaacttttaaaatgttacttttgtacctatataacactttatatgatacTAATGTTAAGTATCCTTCGAAAGGTGTTAGCCAATCTCAGATAATATACTCCTTACTCTCAAAAGCTTAGTTTATtagtgtgaccctttaggtttACTATGACATAATCATGAGTCTTTTTTTGAACAATCTGAAATACATATGAAAACTCAACGATTATGATAAACATTTAACAATGGGTCATAGCCCCTAAACTACGACGAAAAAACACTTTATTGAACGTAATACCTTTAATCATACATTTCATGTAGATAAGATCTTTCCATAATCTAATCTTGATCAATTTCGGGCTCATGGTttgtcaaagtcctaatttcaattctatacaaATAATCAATTGATATGTTCAAAACACTTAATCAGAAATATCTTTCGTATAACTCTGGCTagagattttgatttaaaatatttattgacattttttttgAAACTCAAATATGGGTCAAATCAACAGATATCCTAAACCTAATATTTTTCGAGTCAATGGATTCTATCTTTACCATCATTCATCTGCACATACAAACAACACATAACCAACATGGTCTTTCGTCTTGAAACTATTAGTTTGAGTATTCATGAGCATGAGCTTACCTTTCACATTAAGAAGCAAGTTGCCAACcttatttcaaatcatattgacAACAACCTAATATAGGTATTCCAATGTTTAGATATGTCAGATTGGAACTCGGTCTTTTGAGTTGCATATTCTAGTGTACCTATGATTTTGAACCAAGTTGAAGCAAAGTTGGGTCTTAAACCTTAGAAAGCTACACGTGACTATAGAGTGTGCTCACTAAGTATAGTAACATGTCAAGTATGATTCTAAAGTTTGTCTTGGATGAATCAAGGAAACAATCTACTAGAATTCAGCTaaagacaacaaaagaaaggtTGGAATAGGGAGTGCCTTTCGAGATTGGCGTTGGTAGTATTGAGACCATGGTCTCTCATAGTTTAGGGTGGATGTGATGTGAgctagtttgagtttggatttttGTTCTGCCCAAGATTGATATCTCACTAGTATAGTGACACTTTATCTCACCATGtggatgattcttcttcttcaatggctttttatgttcttcttcggtattgattctttttcttctttgatgacttttcttttcttttcttttttttttgggcgtTACTTGATCATGAGTTGACCATTCTAGACGCAATTTGAGCACAAGTCATCCACCCTTCTCCATAGTGTTTACATTGCTTAAGCCTCCATAGACTTGATAtactttgcattattttcttttttattttaattttttaaatagtatgatttgtttgtgtcttttaattaaaggaaaaagttCTAAAGCGtgtttaagagggaaaaaaacaaagtatGACTTGTAAATTGTAGgtgttttttataatgaataaaaatcaaaattatatttcctcaaagatgaaattcatgcaatgctttaattttcttacctACATggcagaaaatttaagaaaagtatGATTATTTGTTAACAAGTGTGCTTACCAATTACCATTAAATATTTGAgaatcgataattttttttttaactttctttttctcaattatttatatttacacattgaaaatttattagaagtttGCATGATTACATTAAAGGTTGCCTCACTTTGTTTGTTCTGTTTCCCTTAAGAAACCGagagaaagtaaaatattattcataataaattaaatgtcaaaagacttattcccacctaagatttAGTCCATCCTCAAACTCTCACTcacaatgttttcaaaattcaaatgctCATTCATCATtcaacttctattaattttctattagagttatggggttaaaatataattaatcaataatataatttttatgaatgaCGACCTTTTATCATCTAGATCTGGACAATGAAGCATCGTCCAGATCTATAAGAAGAGACGAAGGATGACAAAGCATCATCTTTCGTCATGTCTAGACAATgagacgaaggatgacgaagcATCCTTCTTCGTCTCTTCTAACAGATCTAAACGACGCTTCGTCGTTTAGATCTGGACAACGAAGGGtcgtttttcattatccttTGTAGCCAAAGAAGACCTACACTTTTTCTTGATCTCCAATCGGTTTCCTAAGCCATTAGAGATTAAACCTCAaaagggggaaaagtgaattatttaaagtttaatcatgggggtaaatgtgagttttttaaactgagGGTGGAATGATATACAGTTTTTAGGTTTTAtgatttatggataaaataatgatttgacccctatctctaactaaaaatttagattatagttAGCCTATGAATAGCTATTTGGATTTTATATCTGCcatgaatatgattttgaattttgactaaaactttggtgaaaaattgtcctttttctgattgaataatgttgaaataaaataaaaaatgaacaatttaattatttaatcacataatatcacatcattatatataaataaattaataaaattatttgtacatatagttttatttattaaatatagggaaaaggacaattttctacccaagtttctgtccaaattcaaaattatatccacgatagatgaaaaactcaatcATTCACTCATGGGCTAACTGTCGTctaaatttttacttagaagtaagggtaaaatcattattttacccataaaccctaaaacctaaaaaatttttacttagaagTAAGGGCATTAATCCAGACGTGATTACTTACACCACTCTAATTTATGGTTTGTGTAATACATCTAATTGGGAGGAGGCTAAAACTTTGTTTATAGAGATGTTGGAGGAAGCTGTAAAACCTAATGTTGTGACATTTAACGTGGTAATTGATAAGTTCTGTATCAATTGAAAGATGGACGAAGCCAATGGGTTGTTCCAACTAATGATTAATAGAGGTGTTTGTCCCGACACAATAACTTATAACACACTTTTGAGTGGTTTTTGCTTGGCAAGTCAAATTGATGATGCTAGAAGGCTATTTGATTCCATGGCAAGTATGGGGTGTAAGCCTGATGTTTTTAGCTACAATATTTTGATGGATGGTTTATGCTTGACAAATAAAATAGATGATGCCAAGGTAGTTTTAGCCTCAATGTTGAGTATGGGATGCACACCTGATGTAGTTAGCTACAATACTCTGATCAAATGGTGttgcaagaatcgaaaaattgatGAAGCCTTGAATCTTTTTGAGGAAATGACTTCCGAGGGAGTTAGGCCAAATGTTTTTGCTTATAATACCTTGCTATCTGGGCTTTTTAGGAACGGTAATGTCAGACATGCAAAAATGCTATTTGGTAAGATGCAACTTAGTAATTTGCCTCCCAACTTATTTACGTATAGTATTCTTATTGATGGTTATTGCAAAAATGGTTGTGTTTTGGAGGCTGTTGAACTGTTCTATACTTTAATAAATCGAAACATTCAACCTGACACCGCAACTTTCAATTGTCTCATTAATGGGTTGTGCAAAACAGGGAGACTCAATATTGCTTGGGAAATGTTCAACAGATTACATAGTAATGGCTTTGTTCCAGATGTtattacatataacattataatgCATGGATTTTGTAAGGAAGGAAAGTTAGAAATGGCAAGTAAATGTTTCTCagatatggagcaaaatggtgtTGCGCCAGATTTGGTCACTTTCAATACGCTTATGTCTGGTTTCTTGCAGAATAATGAGACTTTAAAAGTGGTGGAacttcttcacaaaatgaaagagagaaatgtgaaaCCAGATGCATCCATAGGTTCAATAATATTAGATTTACTGGGAAAGCATGAAGATTATCGTGAAGTCCTGAATTTGCTACCATCCTTTTCAACGCAAGAACCAACAGGATGTTGGTTGTTGAGTAAAATGCATTTTCCAGGGGAGTATAGCTTATCAAGAGAGCCCTTGCAAACGTTAAAGTTTCCATGTAAAGGTGTGTGCCAACATTGTAGTGGTGATTGTATTTATGTGAATCCATTAATGAAGAAGTCATATAATTGAAGTTATagattttgtcttcatctctgttGATTTGGCTTGACTACCAAGTTGCTATATTAGTATACATCTTTGTTTCTGACAGTTgcctatttttgttttcaaaggaAAATACTGACGAAGATGCTCGTAAGGTTGTAGATGGTTTAGCACCTAAGGCCACTGATCAAAATGATGCTATTGAGAAATGGTATGAACATGAATGTCTCATCTGTGTACTCTTAGTGCTACTtgtaatatacatacataaatatagtcTCTACATTTGTTCGTTTTTACCAATCAATGTTAGTAGGAATCTTTATTTCTTTGGAAAGATGAATCCCCTTGTTGAAGTCTCTAGTAAGAAGTTGGTGGTAGCTGATGCTAAGTTGAACTTCGATGGTGGTGCTGCCTTCCTGGTAGATGGGAATCTCTCTTGTGATCCATCACTAGAGGGTCCTTGAGAGGTTTCGATACATTTACTTCTCGATTTATTGTTTACATGgaataattattcttaatagtaactgCCAAACAAGTACACGAAGATACAAGTCTGGCTAGTGATTAAGAGAGTTGTGGTGCTTTTTGGATATTCTATATGGCAACCAAATTCTTCTGATTAATTTGGCGATTTTCTTCTGCATCCTTAGATTTCTTTGCTCTTTTCGGTACCTAAGTGTAGTTTATGTCAAAAATGGGCTTTTAAAGTTTGCTAGCAAAATGGAGTTTCAAATTGCGTATGGAAGACTACTTCTATCACACAACACAAATTAGCCTTCCGCTTTAATTCATACACTGAAAATAAGATTGGATACAAGCCGAGCCAATCTTGAGCAGGGCCCAGCTCGTTTTTAAAAGATTGAGCCTCAATCTCGGCTCGGGGTTGGCAAGCTCAGTGGAACATGAGCTAAGGTTTGGCTGACTTCttaattttaagtttgtgaTTGGCTAGTACTTATCTTGGGTTCGTGCATACTAACCGAACTTTGCTCGGGTTAACATGACTCGGCTTTGAGCTCATCTTATAGGCTCATGTCAAAACTAGAGTTCTCTCTTCTCAGCATCGTCaacaattagattataaatgtaCATGAGGAACTATTAATTATGGTGTCAACAACACTAGTGTGTAACAAATTATAAAGTAGTTTCTCACTTTGCATGATGTTATAAAGTAGTTACTAACTTTTCCCACCAAACaccaaaagcaaaaataaaaaagtaattataaagttcacatttacaaaataataaaagtgacTTCAATTATACATATATCCACCAATAGAAAAGGCTGCATTtcacaataacaataaaattatgtatatccatttttggtatacaatttgtgtacacagatgagatgttatcatatgattggatgtatctttattatatgatgacacatgttttaaaatcacttaattgcatgataacacatcactgtatacatgaattatgcaccaaaaatgggtacacataacattgctcttcacactaattatgttaatggcaatcataaaatttaagatGCATACAAATCCCTTAAATGGTGGAGCACTAACTGAAGCACCATCAGAATCTTGACAAAGTATACTAGCAAAGTAGCAAGGTTAAATCAGAATCCATCCACTTGAGTCACATGATACTCAATAACCCTAAAATGCAAtagaaaataaagagaaagaagagaataactaatcgttattaaaatgtatataacaCCTTAAAAGTAACATAATCTAAATAAACCtatcaaaatataaagaaaggGTAAACCAATTAAATTAGCATTAAATAGTATTCCTTTCatgaagagcaatattatatgtacataatttttgtacataatttggatacatagatggtatatcattatgtaattggatattattttatttttaattcaaaatcatcaaatcattccAACACTTCTaaactacttctaatttattcTGGCCTTGTGTGGGAATAAactttttggccttttaattaatatgcccTTGAAAATTGTAGGTGttctttataatgaataaaaatcaaaactatatttactcTAAGTTGAAATTTAGgcaatgctttaatttttttgtctatgtGGCTGAAATTTTGAGCGAAGCATGATTCTTTGTTAACAAGTTTGCTTACCAATTAGCGTTAAATATTTCGGAatcaatataacttttttttaattttcttactctcaattcctttttaattttatacattgaaaacTTACTACAAATTTGCGTgattacaataaattaaattaaattagatgatTGTTTGTTCTATTTCCCttaaaaaactaagaaaagaaaatattatttattgttaaaatatattctaaatatattagaatatattctaaatatattatttcctaAGTTAAcagatattctaaatatatgttttccacttttttattattgtatattaattatcttGCTTTGTATTtccttatataaaatttatgatagatagtttaatatacaaaaaaatttatgtattattcaggtagtttaatatacaaaaaaaatacaatttattcatatttttagatgGTATCAAAGACAAGCATCCTTCTGGCATTTTTGTTAAGCTCACTTATGTCTTCATCTCCACAGAtatggaaagtgaaaaaatgagtttattaCTTTGAACACACTTTTTCCTTCACTTACGTAGAAagtggaaatatgagttttagttTGAGCACGCTCATGCCGTCATCTGTGTAAAAAGTAGGAAGATGAGTTTATTAGGTTCTCTCATGCCTTCACCTAAGtggaaagtgaaaagatgagtttgcaaACTCAATTAAGTGAACATTACGTttgcaaactcatcttttcactttctacGCAGGTGAAGGCGtgacaatatttgaattgaaaactcatcttttcactttctacATAAGTGAAAGTGTGAATGTATCCAAACTAATgaactcatcttttcacttttttcaTATGTGAAAGCAAAGGCGTGAGCAAGcctaactaaaatatatattattttctattttatttgctTACTTAAGTTTGAGGGGTGTGTtggaatatatttcaaatatattatttcagttataatatatttgaatagatttcgaatatattattttctatcttaGAATACAATCCAAATGTTTTATTTCCTAAGTTagcaaatattctaaatatatattttccctttttacattattgtatattaattttattaattttatttctttatataagatttatgaTAGGTATACACTTATGTATTAttcagatattttaatattctaatatacaattaattcatattttaacatttataataaaataaattagatcattttggcttgtttcttcttgtaagttgcagtttaaatttgtttaaggaTGTGTTACtaacaatattttcaacaattaattcttctatatatttttaaaattttttcaattttaaccgTGTTTAGTATCAATACCATTTCAAGGTCAATGTATGAAGATTTAAAATACACattattgttttagtaattaaacatgaaaaataatatgtataaaaacaaattttattaacttatttgtatAATCTAATATAACAATATGTGATTAGGTAatgttaaaataagataaaaaaaataagcaatcatattattcaattaaaaattgtcatatcagtttataaaataagttgataatatttgtttgtacatgtagctttattcattaaatatatagcTATTTCTAAATATGCAAAGTGAAGTGTTTGTTAATGTATgtgatgagaaaattttaattcttgatcAGCAGTGAcatagtttttgaaataaataggGAAGAAGAATGAAGCAAAATGGGCATGCATATACATAAaagcaagaatcaaagcatgaaaAGAAACATACATGAGAAGGTTA
This is a stretch of genomic DNA from Mangifera indica cultivar Alphonso chromosome 11, CATAS_Mindica_2.1, whole genome shotgun sequence. It encodes these proteins:
- the LOC123229128 gene encoding putative pentatricopeptide repeat-containing protein At5g59900 isoform X3, giving the protein MTSEGVRPNVFAYNTLLSGLFRNGNVRHAKMLFGRLNIAWEMFNGFCKEGKLEMASKCFSDMEQNGVAPDLVTFNTLMSGFLQNNETLKVVELLHKMKERNVKPDASIGSIILDLLGKHEDYREVLNLLPSFSTQEPTGCWLLSKMHFPGEYSLSREPLQTLKFPCKGVCQHCSGDCIYVNPLMKKSYN
- the LOC123229128 gene encoding pentatricopeptide repeat-containing protein At1g63080, mitochondrial-like isoform X2 translates to MTSEGVRPNVFAYNTLLSGLFRNGNVRHAKMLFGRLNIAWEMFNRLHSNGFVPDVITYNIIMHGFCKEGKLEMASKCFSDMEQNGVAPDLVTFNTLMSGFLQNNETLKVVELLHKMKERNVKPDASIGSIILDLLGKHEDYREVLNLLPSFSTQEPTGCWLLSKMHFPGEYSLSREPLQTLKFPCKGKY
- the LOC123229128 gene encoding pentatricopeptide repeat-containing protein At1g63080, mitochondrial-like isoform X1, which translates into the protein MTSEGVRPNVFAYNTLLSGLFRNGNVRHAKMLFGRLNIAWEMFNRLHSNGFVPDVITYNIIMHGFCKEGKLEMASKCFSDMEQNGVAPDLVTFNTLMSGFLQNNETLKVVELLHKMKERNVKPDASIGSIILDLLGKHEDYREVLNLLPSFSTQEPTGCWLLSKMHFPGEYSLSREPLQTLKFPCKGVCQHCSGDCIYVNPLMKKSYN